The Rhizobium leguminosarum genome includes a region encoding these proteins:
- a CDS encoding BolA family protein → MMTLRTRIEEKLVEAFAPERLSVIDESHLHAGHQPDMSGTGETHMRVRIVSGKFAGMSRLARHRAITDLLKPELDAGLHALAVEPAAPDEPTRW, encoded by the coding sequence ATGATGACCCTGCGAACACGCATCGAAGAAAAACTTGTCGAAGCCTTCGCGCCGGAACGCCTGAGCGTCATCGACGAAAGCCATCTGCATGCCGGCCACCAGCCTGATATGTCAGGCACCGGCGAAACCCATATGCGGGTGAGGATCGTTTCCGGAAAATTCGCCGGCATGTCGCGGCTGGCGCGCCACCGGGCCATCACCGACCTGTTGAAACCGGAGCTCGATGCCGGCCTGCATGCGCTGGCCGTCGAACCGGCTGCACCTGATGAACCGACCCGCTGGTAG
- a CDS encoding J domain-containing protein: MRLDSKYFDRIRTRRKREPETEQAPPTCQWDGCDKKGAHRAPVGRNAEGQFFLFCFEHVKEYNKGYNYFSGLSDGEIARYQKEAITGHRPTWTVGVNKAAKDSPLHSEIRSGAYTRVRDPFGFVKEGGKGSGPRFPQARKLKSLETKAFETMGLDANATSAEIKSRYKELVKKHHPDANGGDRGSEERFRAVIQAYQLLKQNGFC, translated from the coding sequence ATGAGACTTGATTCCAAATATTTCGATCGCATCCGAACACGCCGCAAACGCGAGCCGGAGACAGAGCAGGCGCCGCCTACCTGTCAATGGGACGGGTGCGACAAGAAGGGGGCGCATCGCGCTCCCGTCGGCCGCAATGCGGAAGGCCAGTTCTTCTTATTCTGCTTCGAGCACGTCAAGGAATACAACAAGGGCTACAATTATTTCTCCGGTCTTTCGGACGGCGAGATCGCGCGTTACCAGAAAGAGGCGATCACCGGCCATCGGCCGACATGGACGGTCGGCGTCAACAAGGCGGCGAAGGACAGTCCGCTGCATTCGGAGATCCGCTCCGGCGCCTATACCCGCGTTCGCGATCCCTTCGGCTTCGTCAAGGAAGGCGGCAAGGGCAGCGGACCGCGTTTTCCCCAGGCGCGCAAGCTGAAATCGCTTGAAACCAAGGCCTTCGAAACGATGGGCCTCGATGCCAATGCGACATCGGCGGAGATCAAGAGCCGCTACAAGGAACTGGTGAAGAAACACCATCCGGATGCCAATGGCGGCGACCGCGGCTCGGAGGAGCGTTTCCGTGCGGTCATCCAGGCCTATCAATTGTTGAAGCAGAACGGTTTTTGTTAA
- the cobT gene encoding cobaltochelatase subunit CobT translates to MAARGDNSKAKPGAPVDVEPLRRAITGCVRSIAGDGDVEVTFANERPGMTGERIRLPELSKRPTAHELAVTRGLGDSMALRLACHDEKVHATMAPQGSDARAIFDVVEQARVESIGALRMEGMASNLRSMTDEKYSKANFTGIERQEDAPVGEAVAMMVREKLTGQRPPASAGKVLDLWRDFIEDKAGSELDNLSSAINDQQAFAKVIRNMLSAMEMAEEYGDDDSDADNDDQSEQEDQPSGDEQDQDEVDEDAGTDAAPVEDSEVADEQMEDGETEGAEISDDDMMEEGEDDSETPGETRRPNTPFADFNEKVDYHVFTEEFDEIITAEELCDAAELERLRAFLDKQLAHLQGAVGRLANRLQRRLMAQQNRSWDFDLEEGYLDPARLQRIIIDPMQALSFKMERDTQFRDTVVTLLIDNSGSMRGRPITVAATCADILARTLERCGVKVEILGFTTKAWKGGQARENWLAGGKPQTPGRLNDLRHIIYKSADAPWRRARANLGLMMREGLLKENIDGEALIWAHNRLLARREQRRILMMISDGAPVDDSTLSVNPGNYLERHLRAVIEQIETRSPVELLAIGIGHDVTRYYRRAVTIVDADELAGAMTEQLASLFEDQSVQPRGGRIRRAG, encoded by the coding sequence ATGGCAGCTCGCGGTGACAATTCGAAAGCAAAGCCCGGCGCGCCTGTCGACGTCGAGCCATTGCGCCGGGCGATAACCGGCTGCGTGCGCTCGATCGCCGGCGATGGCGACGTCGAGGTGACCTTCGCCAATGAACGGCCGGGGATGACCGGCGAGCGCATTCGGCTGCCGGAACTTTCCAAGCGGCCGACGGCGCATGAGCTGGCGGTCACTCGTGGTCTCGGCGATTCGATGGCGCTGCGGCTCGCCTGCCATGACGAGAAGGTGCATGCGACGATGGCGCCACAGGGCTCGGATGCCCGGGCGATCTTCGATGTGGTCGAGCAGGCGCGTGTCGAATCGATCGGCGCGCTGCGCATGGAGGGCATGGCCTCGAACCTGCGCTCCATGACGGATGAGAAATATTCGAAGGCGAATTTTACCGGCATCGAGCGCCAGGAAGACGCGCCGGTCGGCGAAGCGGTTGCGATGATGGTGCGCGAGAAGCTGACCGGCCAGCGCCCGCCGGCCTCCGCCGGCAAGGTGCTCGACCTTTGGCGCGACTTTATCGAGGACAAGGCAGGGTCCGAACTCGACAATCTGTCGAGCGCGATCAACGACCAGCAGGCCTTCGCCAAGGTCATCCGCAACATGCTGTCGGCCATGGAAATGGCCGAGGAATACGGCGACGATGACAGCGACGCCGACAATGACGACCAGTCGGAGCAGGAAGACCAGCCGAGCGGCGACGAACAGGACCAGGACGAGGTCGACGAGGATGCCGGCACCGATGCCGCCCCCGTCGAGGACAGTGAAGTTGCCGACGAGCAGATGGAGGATGGCGAGACCGAAGGCGCCGAAATCTCTGACGACGACATGATGGAAGAAGGTGAGGACGATTCGGAAACGCCGGGCGAGACCCGCCGGCCGAATACGCCTTTCGCCGATTTCAACGAGAAGGTCGATTATCACGTCTTTACCGAAGAGTTCGACGAGATCATCACCGCCGAGGAACTTTGCGACGCCGCCGAGCTGGAGCGCCTGCGCGCCTTCCTCGACAAGCAGCTGGCGCATCTGCAAGGCGCGGTCGGACGTCTCGCCAACCGGCTGCAGCGCCGCCTGATGGCGCAGCAGAACCGCTCCTGGGATTTCGACCTGGAAGAGGGTTATCTCGATCCGGCGCGGCTGCAGCGTATCATCATCGATCCGATGCAGGCGCTCTCCTTCAAGATGGAGCGCGACACCCAGTTCCGCGATACCGTCGTTACCCTGCTCATCGACAATTCCGGCTCGATGCGCGGCCGGCCGATCACGGTTGCCGCCACCTGCGCCGACATTCTCGCCCGCACGCTGGAGCGCTGCGGCGTCAAGGTCGAGATCCTGGGCTTTACGACCAAGGCCTGGAAGGGCGGGCAGGCGCGTGAAAACTGGCTTGCCGGCGGCAAGCCGCAGACGCCAGGCCGTCTCAACGACCTGCGTCATATCATCTACAAGTCGGCCGACGCGCCGTGGCGGCGCGCGCGCGCCAATCTCGGGCTGATGATGCGCGAGGGCCTGCTCAAGGAAAATATCGACGGAGAGGCGCTGATCTGGGCGCATAATCGCCTGCTCGCGCGCCGCGAGCAGCGCCGCATCCTGATGATGATCTCGGACGGCGCGCCGGTGGACGATTCGACGCTCTCGGTCAATCCGGGCAATTATCTCGAGCGGCACCTGCGCGCCGTCATCGAACAGATCGAGACGCGCTCGCCTGTCGAACTGCTGGCGATCGGCATCGGCCACGACGTGACGCGCTATTATCGCCGCGCCGTGACCATCGTCGATGCGGACGAGCTTGCAGGTGCGATGACCGAGCAGCTTGCTTCATTGTTCGAGGACCAATCCGTCCAGCCGCGCGGCGGCCGGATACGCCGTGCCGGCTGA
- the cobS gene encoding cobaltochelatase subunit CobS, with amino-acid sequence MSKIDLDISELPDTTVSVREAFGIDSDIRVPAYSKGDAYVPDLDTDYLFDRDTTLAILAGFAHNRRVMISGYHGTGKSSHIEQVAARLNWPCVRINLDSHVSRIDLVGKDAIVVKDGLQVTEFKDGILPWAYQHNVALVFDEYDAGRPDVMFVIQRVLESSGRLTLLDQSRVIRPHPAFRLFATANTIGLGDTTGLYHGTQQINQAQMDRWSIVTTLNYLPHDHEVNIVSAKVKSFGKDKGGRETVSKMVRVADLTRAAFMNGDLSTVMSPRTVITWAENAEIFGDLAFAFRVTFLNKCDELERPLVAEHYQRAFGVELKESAANIVLGA; translated from the coding sequence ATGAGCAAGATCGACCTTGATATATCAGAACTGCCCGATACCACCGTTTCGGTTCGCGAGGCCTTCGGCATCGATTCCGACATCCGCGTTCCCGCCTACAGCAAGGGCGACGCCTATGTGCCGGATCTCGATACCGACTACCTGTTCGACCGCGACACGACGCTCGCCATTCTCGCAGGCTTCGCCCATAACCGCCGCGTGATGATTTCCGGCTATCACGGCACGGGCAAATCCTCGCATATCGAGCAGGTGGCGGCGCGCCTCAACTGGCCCTGCGTGCGCATCAACCTCGACAGCCATGTCAGCCGTATCGATCTCGTCGGCAAGGATGCGATCGTCGTCAAGGACGGGCTGCAGGTCACCGAATTCAAGGACGGCATCCTGCCCTGGGCGTATCAGCACAATGTTGCGCTCGTCTTCGACGAATATGATGCCGGCCGTCCCGATGTGATGTTCGTCATCCAGCGCGTGCTTGAATCCTCCGGCCGCCTGACGCTGCTCGACCAGAGCCGCGTCATTCGGCCGCACCCGGCCTTCCGTCTGTTTGCGACTGCGAACACGATCGGCCTCGGTGACACGACCGGCCTCTATCACGGCACGCAGCAGATCAACCAGGCGCAGATGGACCGCTGGTCGATCGTCACCACGCTGAACTATCTGCCGCATGATCATGAAGTGAATATCGTTTCCGCCAAGGTGAAGAGCTTCGGCAAGGACAAGGGCGGCCGCGAGACCGTCTCGAAGATGGTGCGCGTCGCCGACCTGACGCGCGCTGCCTTCATGAACGGTGATCTCTCGACCGTCATGAGCCCGCGCACGGTCATCACCTGGGCCGAAAACGCCGAGATCTTCGGCGATCTCGCCTTCGCCTTCCGCGTCACATTCCTCAACAAGTGCGACGAGCTGGAGCGTCCGCTGGTCGCCGAGCACTATCAGCGGGCCTTCGGCGTCGAGCTGAAGGAAAGTGCCGCCAATATCGTTCTCGGAGCTTGA